The genomic interval ACATGCGTCAACATTGCGAAAAGAAATATTTTGTCGTATGATAACGTTAATATGCGTCGTGCGTAATTATAAAATCTGAGCTAATGGAGAGAAACACTGTGACGGTAACCATTTATGATGTAGCAAGAGAAGCAGGAGTATCAATGGCTACGGTTTCTCGGGTTGTGAACAATAATCCCAATGTGAAACCAGCAACACGCAAAAAAGTATATGAAGCAATAGAGCGACTAGGATATCGTCCAAATGCCGTAGCAAGGGGCTTGGCAAGTAAGAAAACAACGACGGTGGGCGTAGTTATTCCTGATATTTCAAATGCTATTTTTGCTGAAGTAGCACGCGGAATTGAAGATATCGCAAATATGTATCATTACAATATTATTTTGTGTAATGCGGATAAGAAAAAAGACAAAGAAATCCGTGTTATCAATACACTTCTTGAGAAGCAAGTAGACGGCTTGCTATTTATGGGCGGGGCAGTGACGGAAGAGCATTTGCAAGCATTTAAGACGGCTAATGTTCCGATTGTACTTTGTGCAACTTCCGATGAGAGCGGACAAATTCCGTCTGTTGACATCAACCACGAGGATGCTGCGTTCGATGCTGTACAAAACTTGTATGAGCAAGGACATAGAAGAATTGCAATGATCAGCGGAACACTGCAAGATCCATCCATTGGTTATGCAAGATTCCAAGGCTATAAGCGTGCACTTGAAGCAGCAGGTATCGCTTATGATGATGCTTTAGTTCGTACGGGCAACTACCGTTATGAATCAGGCGCAGAAGCGATGAAATATTTTATTGAGCTGGACGAGCGTCCGACAGCTGTGTTCTCCGCAACGGATGAAATGGCGATCGGCGCAATTCACAGCATTCAGGATTCCGGCTTAAGAGTACCGGATGATATATCTGTCATTAGTGTTGATAACAGCCGTATGGCATCTATGGTTCGTCCACAGCTTACAGCTGTAGCACAGCCAATGTATGATATTGGCGCGGTATCGATGCGTTTGCTGACAAAGCTGATGAAGAAAGAAAATGTAGATCAATCCAAAGTTGTGCTGCCGCATGAGATTATCGTGCGCCAATCGGTTGGAGGAATATAAAAGAAATGTCGTTTAATAAAATTGGAATTATTGGCGCTATGGCTGAAGAAATTGAATTGCTGCATGAGCATGTAAACGTAGTGTCTGAGGTTACTAAAGCAGGTATTACATATTATGAAGGCACACTTCATGGCAAAACGATCATTTATTGCAAATCAGGTGTAGGGAAAGTAAATGCTGCGGTTTGTACGCAAATTTTACTTGATCTCGGTGCTGATTGCGTTCTGTTTACCGGCGTTGCTGGTGCAGTTGATCCGCAGCTTAACATTGGAGATATCGTCGTTTCGACGAGTTGTGTCCAGCATGATATGGACTGTACACCACTAGGCTTTGCTCTTGGAACGATTCCTTTTCATCCAAGATCAGAATTTCCTGCAGACGAGAGATTAATTGAGCTGGCTTCTGCAGCTAGCAATCGTTTATTCTCAGGACGCAGCATACAGGGCAAAGTGCTGTCGGGCGATCAATTCATTGCCAGCCGCGAGTCGGTCAAGCTGCTTCA from Paenibacillus sp. FSL K6-3182 carries:
- the ccpA gene encoding catabolite control protein A, with the translated sequence MTVTIYDVAREAGVSMATVSRVVNNNPNVKPATRKKVYEAIERLGYRPNAVARGLASKKTTTVGVVIPDISNAIFAEVARGIEDIANMYHYNIILCNADKKKDKEIRVINTLLEKQVDGLLFMGGAVTEEHLQAFKTANVPIVLCATSDESGQIPSVDINHEDAAFDAVQNLYEQGHRRIAMISGTLQDPSIGYARFQGYKRALEAAGIAYDDALVRTGNYRYESGAEAMKYFIELDERPTAVFSATDEMAIGAIHSIQDSGLRVPDDISVISVDNSRMASMVRPQLTAVAQPMYDIGAVSMRLLTKLMKKENVDQSKVVLPHEIIVRQSVGGI
- a CDS encoding 5'-methylthioadenosine/adenosylhomocysteine nucleosidase, whose protein sequence is MSFNKIGIIGAMAEEIELLHEHVNVVSEVTKAGITYYEGTLHGKTIIYCKSGVGKVNAAVCTQILLDLGADCVLFTGVAGAVDPQLNIGDIVVSTSCVQHDMDCTPLGFALGTIPFHPRSEFPADERLIELASAASNRLFSGRSIQGKVLSGDQFIASRESVKLLHEKLQGACAEMEGASVAQVCDMNNTPFVIIRSMSDKADGSAHVNFPEFTVIASNNSYQIIDDIMQNI